From a single Sulfolobus sp. E5-1-F genomic region:
- a CDS encoding Hsp20/alpha crystallin family protein, translating to MPAYKDLYDLVKSIIEKEISRMEKEFRRIESEIKEEIEKYNAPLYSFYESEDFYYYLIDIPNVDTSTIYVKVENNNSMKISCKDKSNREYTLNIKVPEDADIDSLSVTRVKWLVKITVKRRKD from the coding sequence ATGCCTGCATATAAGGACTTATACGACCTGGTAAAGTCGATAATAGAAAAGGAAATAAGCAGGATGGAGAAAGAATTCCGAAGGATAGAGAGTGAAATTAAAGAGGAAATTGAAAAATATAATGCCCCATTATATTCCTTTTACGAATCTGAGGATTTCTATTACTACTTGATCGATATTCCTAATGTCGATACATCTACAATATACGTGAAAGTTGAAAACAATAATAGTATGAAAATCAGTTGTAAAGATAAAAGTAATCGGGAGTATACTCTAAATATAAAGGTACCAGAAGATGCTGATATTGATAGTTTATCTGTTACAAGAGTAAAATGGTTAGTTAAAATTACTGTAAAGCGAAGAAAAGATTAA
- a CDS encoding proteasome assembly chaperone family protein translates to MDELSEAFEIRERYVPQIGRPSYLLVSLPDAGLVGSISGEFLINYLNLKEYGEVYSRKYLPPISHVVNGVAKSPIRLYHYDNFLLLHSWVAIPANSIYHLANLVVDYAEKYGIQTIISITGVPVSNRLELEKPTPYWVVSSEDFAKELDSLNLMKKFVEGYVTGPYAPILFESAKKFIRNLVIIVESFLDLPDPEAAAVALDVVSKLLGFKVDTSSLLKEAEEIRGRIKGLMQQTRQELPNYSGLRPYTYA, encoded by the coding sequence GTGGATGAGTTGAGTGAAGCATTTGAAATTAGGGAAAGATACGTTCCTCAGATAGGTAGACCCTCGTATTTGCTAGTAAGCTTACCAGATGCTGGCTTAGTAGGTAGTATATCTGGGGAATTTTTGATTAATTATCTAAATTTAAAAGAGTATGGAGAAGTTTATTCACGTAAATATTTACCTCCCATTTCTCATGTAGTTAACGGAGTAGCTAAGTCACCTATACGTTTATATCACTATGATAATTTCCTTTTACTTCATTCTTGGGTTGCAATCCCAGCAAATAGTATATATCATTTAGCAAATTTAGTTGTAGACTATGCAGAGAAATACGGGATACAGACAATAATATCGATAACTGGAGTTCCAGTGTCAAATAGATTAGAGCTAGAGAAACCCACCCCCTATTGGGTTGTTAGCTCTGAAGATTTCGCTAAAGAGTTAGATAGTTTGAATTTAATGAAGAAATTTGTAGAAGGCTACGTAACTGGGCCCTATGCCCCCATTTTATTCGAATCCGCTAAAAAGTTTATCAGAAACCTGGTTATAATAGTTGAATCATTTCTAGATTTACCTGATCCAGAAGCTGCTGCAGTAGCGTTAGATGTAGTGTCTAAATTGTTAGGATTTAAAGTTGATACTTCCTCTTTGCTTAAAGAAGCAGAGGAAATTAGAGGAAGAATAAAGGGTTTAATGCAACAGACAAGACAAGAACTTCCTAACTATTCTGGATTGCGTCCGTATACATATGCGTGA
- the gcvH gene encoding glycine cleavage system protein GcvH has protein sequence MSEIKVGRYVVLTDRLYTETDEWVVVSSDNLVVIGITDYAQKKLRDIVGIELPQLQKEVKAGESVGVIESVKAAADIFSPLSGIIVEVNSKLLEHPEIINKDPYGEGWIFKLRPSRLSEEKEKLLSPEKYIEKIKGG, from the coding sequence ATGAGTGAGATAAAAGTAGGTAGATATGTAGTTCTGACAGATAGATTGTATACAGAGACTGATGAGTGGGTAGTAGTTTCTAGTGATAACTTAGTAGTGATTGGAATAACTGATTATGCACAGAAGAAGTTAAGAGATATAGTAGGAATTGAGTTACCTCAATTGCAGAAAGAGGTTAAAGCCGGAGAATCTGTAGGAGTTATAGAATCTGTTAAAGCAGCAGCAGACATTTTCTCTCCGTTAAGTGGAATAATAGTTGAGGTAAACAGTAAATTACTCGAGCATCCAGAGATAATAAATAAGGATCCATATGGTGAAGGCTGGATTTTCAAGTTAAGGCCATCCAGGTTATCAGAAGAAAAAGAAAAACTACTTAGCCCAGAAAAGTATATTGAAAAAATAAAGGGTGGATGA
- the gcvT gene encoding glycine cleavage system aminomethyltransferase GcvT, translating to MFVSPFHDLEEKLGANFGEFAGWEMPMNFNSYAEEHMSVRSSVAFFNLSHMGRLRVKGNPKEFEMLVAKEVSKANSGNMIGPTAFLNDKAGFKDDVMVYKVSENEWLIVTNAVNREKIVNWIKSNSNLDVEDLTFKYGMIAIQGRKLEEILGKNELKLLEFKLNTKFMGYEVFLISRSGWTGENGLEVWVTLDVGRQLIMELVKIGIKPAGLIARDSLRQEMGFVLYGEDIDETTTPVEARYWVFSLEKDFIGKDSLVERIKSGIEKVRIGFKMKKGERAIPRHSSKIYSIGNEAGYVTSSTFSPYLNRVIGMGYVNPKYFYLGYNLSVEIRGRQYDIKIDEFPFI from the coding sequence ATGTTTGTTTCACCTTTTCATGACCTTGAGGAAAAATTGGGAGCTAATTTTGGAGAGTTCGCTGGCTGGGAAATGCCAATGAACTTCAACAGTTACGCAGAAGAGCACATGAGTGTGAGGAGCTCAGTAGCGTTTTTTAACTTATCTCATATGGGCAGATTAAGGGTTAAAGGTAATCCAAAGGAGTTTGAAATGTTAGTAGCTAAGGAAGTTAGTAAGGCAAATTCTGGAAATATGATAGGGCCTACTGCTTTTTTGAATGATAAGGCTGGCTTTAAAGATGATGTGATGGTTTATAAAGTATCTGAGAATGAATGGTTAATTGTAACCAATGCAGTAAATAGGGAGAAAATTGTAAATTGGATAAAATCTAATTCGAATTTGGATGTAGAAGACTTAACATTCAAGTATGGTATGATTGCTATACAAGGTAGGAAATTAGAAGAAATTTTAGGTAAAAATGAATTAAAACTGTTAGAATTTAAGCTTAATACTAAATTTATGGGATATGAAGTCTTTTTAATTAGCAGATCTGGATGGACAGGCGAGAATGGATTAGAAGTTTGGGTTACATTAGATGTTGGTAGACAACTAATTATGGAGTTAGTGAAAATCGGAATAAAGCCTGCTGGTTTAATTGCAAGAGATAGTTTAAGGCAAGAGATGGGTTTTGTCCTTTATGGAGAAGACATTGATGAGACCACTACTCCGGTTGAAGCAAGATATTGGGTTTTCTCGCTGGAAAAGGATTTTATAGGAAAAGATAGTTTAGTTGAACGCATAAAGAGTGGCATTGAGAAAGTTAGGATTGGCTTTAAGATGAAAAAAGGTGAAAGAGCTATACCTAGGCATTCCTCTAAGATATACTCAATTGGAAATGAGGCAGGATATGTAACGAGTAGTACCTTTTCTCCTTACTTAAATAGAGTTATAGGCATGGGTTACGTAAATCCCAAGTACTTCTATCTAGGCTATAATTTGTCAGTTGAAATTAGGGGTAGACAGTATGATATAAAAATCGATGAGTTTCCATTTATCTAG
- the gcvPA gene encoding aminomethyl-transferring glycine dehydrogenase subunit GcvPA produces the protein MYKHPWLPNLDLIDEMLKEIGVKSLDELFNDIPAEIKINKLLNVAKTKPLSEYEIEKEINEKVKKNVELEAPPFIGAGICPHYIPNVVKFIISRSEFYTSYTPYQPEISQGLLQALFEYQSLMAELLEMDVVNASMYDWGSALAEAVLMANRINGKRTVLVPENANPFHKEVLRTWIQGKGIKIEEVKYDKNSGEVDIEDLDKKSNNDDISAIYIQQPNFFGIFESNIEHIIDTAKHKRALSIVGVNPLSLGLIKPPGSYEADIAVGDGQELGLPLNFGGPLMGLFAVRWDMSLVRQMPGRIVGITKDVNDKTGFTLILQTREQFIKREKATSNITTNEALLAIANAIYLSLLGKEGIRELAEEIYFRSHYASKKLTEIDNVSMAFRSDFFEEFVIKFPIEYDKISNKLKERRLQGGLKLSDYTSLFCVTEVHDKKSIDLLVSTIQEVINGVEAS, from the coding sequence ATGTATAAACATCCATGGCTTCCAAACCTAGACCTAATAGATGAGATGCTGAAAGAGATAGGGGTAAAGTCTCTTGACGAGTTGTTTAACGATATACCGGCTGAAATTAAAATAAATAAATTGTTAAATGTAGCAAAAACCAAACCGCTATCAGAATATGAGATTGAAAAAGAAATTAATGAAAAAGTGAAGAAGAACGTGGAGCTAGAAGCGCCACCTTTTATTGGAGCTGGTATTTGCCCCCATTATATCCCTAATGTCGTGAAATTTATCATAAGTAGATCAGAGTTTTATACATCCTATACTCCGTATCAACCAGAAATTTCTCAAGGCCTATTACAAGCATTGTTTGAATATCAAAGTTTAATGGCTGAACTACTAGAGATGGATGTAGTTAACGCCTCAATGTATGATTGGGGTTCAGCATTAGCTGAGGCCGTACTAATGGCTAATAGGATAAACGGGAAAAGGACTGTATTGGTACCTGAAAACGCTAACCCGTTTCATAAAGAAGTACTAAGAACTTGGATACAAGGAAAGGGGATAAAAATAGAGGAAGTTAAGTATGATAAGAATTCTGGTGAAGTTGATATAGAGGATCTAGATAAGAAATCTAATAATGATGACATATCTGCAATATATATACAACAACCGAATTTCTTTGGGATCTTCGAAAGTAATATTGAGCATATTATCGATACTGCTAAACATAAAAGAGCGTTAAGTATTGTGGGAGTTAATCCACTTTCGCTTGGTCTAATAAAGCCACCTGGAAGCTACGAAGCTGATATAGCTGTGGGTGATGGTCAAGAGTTAGGGCTTCCGTTAAATTTTGGAGGACCCTTAATGGGATTATTTGCAGTAAGATGGGATATGAGTTTAGTAAGACAAATGCCAGGTAGAATAGTGGGAATTACAAAAGACGTAAATGACAAAACAGGGTTTACACTAATTCTTCAAACTAGAGAACAATTCATCAAAAGGGAAAAGGCAACATCTAACATAACTACAAATGAAGCCTTACTGGCCATAGCTAATGCGATCTATTTAAGCTTGTTAGGCAAAGAAGGAATAAGAGAGCTTGCAGAGGAGATTTACTTTAGAAGTCATTACGCTTCTAAAAAGTTGACTGAAATAGATAACGTAAGCATGGCATTTAGGTCTGACTTTTTTGAAGAATTTGTAATTAAATTTCCTATAGAATATGATAAGATAAGTAATAAACTAAAAGAAAGAAGACTGCAAGGAGGACTAAAATTGTCCGATTATACATCCCTCTTCTGTGTGACAGAAGTTCATGATAAGAAGTCAATAGATCTATTAGTATCGACGATACAAGAGGTGATAAATGGTGTGGAGGCAAGCTAA
- the gcvPB gene encoding aminomethyl-transferring glycine dehydrogenase subunit GcvPB, with translation MVWRQAKWDEPLIFELNNSGATRQGFLINKDDEIRSEIKEMKIPKNLLRETGPDLPSLSELEIVRHFVRLSQMSFGVDNGIMPLGSCTMKYNPKIEEKATAITESHHPLEDEDNVQGILEMIYELQNWFSEITGMDECSLQVPAGSAGEFAGVLMIKKYHEEHNRNYKDTMLVADTAHGTNPASAAMAGYKVIYVKSNGEGLIDMDILREIVNDKTAGFMLTNPNTLGLFEENILEISKIIHSANAILYYDGANLNGVLGIVRPGDMGFDIVHLNLHKTFAVPHGGGGPGAGAICAKGELVNYLPYPMVEKVNGKYKLSKIPKNSIGKIATFYGNVGNLARSFVYLLGLGPQGVQMVGKMSTLATNYLIAKLRDVKELELIAPNRHRKHEVVFSVKQLMENYGVSANDVAKALLDSGFYAPTIYFPPIVEEALMIEPTETETKETLDMFAEALKKIVENAKRNPEQLLKSPTNTSVSRLDQAYANHPSTITPTYRVLRLRRLGKINYLK, from the coding sequence ATGGTGTGGAGGCAAGCTAAATGGGATGAGCCTTTAATATTTGAGCTAAACAATAGTGGTGCAACTAGACAAGGTTTCTTGATAAATAAGGATGATGAGATAAGAAGCGAGATAAAGGAAATGAAAATACCTAAAAATCTACTAAGGGAAACTGGACCTGATCTGCCTAGTTTAAGTGAGCTAGAGATAGTAAGGCACTTCGTCAGATTATCTCAGATGAGTTTTGGTGTAGATAATGGAATTATGCCACTAGGCTCATGCACAATGAAATATAATCCAAAGATTGAGGAAAAAGCCACAGCAATTACAGAATCGCATCACCCTTTAGAAGATGAGGATAATGTTCAAGGAATACTAGAGATGATTTACGAACTCCAAAATTGGTTTAGTGAAATAACTGGTATGGATGAGTGTAGCTTACAAGTACCTGCTGGATCTGCTGGTGAGTTTGCGGGAGTGCTAATGATTAAAAAGTATCATGAGGAGCACAATAGAAATTACAAAGATACTATGCTGGTTGCAGATACTGCTCACGGAACCAATCCTGCAAGTGCTGCAATGGCTGGATATAAAGTTATATATGTGAAATCAAATGGAGAAGGGCTTATTGATATGGATATCTTAAGAGAGATCGTAAATGATAAAACTGCAGGTTTTATGCTAACTAATCCAAATACGTTGGGATTATTCGAAGAGAATATTCTAGAAATCTCTAAGATAATACATTCAGCAAATGCAATACTATACTATGATGGAGCCAATTTAAATGGAGTGTTAGGAATTGTGAGACCAGGGGATATGGGATTTGATATTGTGCACTTAAACCTACATAAGACATTCGCAGTTCCGCATGGAGGTGGTGGACCTGGGGCTGGAGCGATTTGCGCAAAGGGTGAGCTTGTTAATTACCTCCCATATCCAATGGTTGAGAAGGTAAATGGAAAGTATAAATTAAGTAAGATTCCGAAGAATAGTATTGGTAAGATAGCTACATTTTACGGTAATGTGGGCAATTTAGCGCGTAGTTTTGTATACCTATTAGGACTAGGACCTCAAGGTGTTCAAATGGTAGGAAAAATGAGTACTTTAGCGACCAATTATCTCATAGCTAAGCTAAGAGACGTTAAAGAGCTGGAGCTGATTGCACCAAATAGACACAGGAAGCACGAGGTAGTGTTCAGCGTGAAACAGTTAATGGAAAATTACGGAGTAAGCGCTAACGATGTTGCCAAAGCCCTACTTGATAGTGGATTTTACGCTCCAACTATATACTTCCCACCAATTGTCGAAGAAGCGCTAATGATAGAGCCTACGGAAACAGAGACTAAAGAAACTTTGGATATGTTTGCCGAAGCTCTCAAAAAGATTGTAGAGAATGCTAAAAGAAACCCAGAACAACTTCTAAAGAGTCCTACTAATACAAGTGTTTCAAGATTAGATCAAGCTTATGCTAATCATCCTTCTACTATAACGCCAACGTATAGAGTGTTAAGGCTGAGAAGGTTAGGTAAAATAAATTACCTTAAATAA
- a CDS encoding signal peptidase I, which produces MKMKKSDIVIILFIALIYILMFSNVVQSASVEGVSMYPIFQNGALTFYVKPFSINVGNVIIYKSPYFNNYVIHRVVATNNGYYITQGIDKITNPIPDNRIGLEPPSGIPENLVVGKIIEFGNFTFSIPYLGYISILFSSII; this is translated from the coding sequence ATGAAGATGAAGAAGAGTGATATAGTCATTATCTTATTTATTGCATTGATTTATATTTTGATGTTTTCTAATGTCGTTCAAAGTGCGAGCGTAGAAGGAGTTTCAATGTATCCAATATTTCAAAACGGTGCATTAACTTTTTACGTTAAACCATTTTCGATTAACGTAGGTAATGTGATAATATATAAATCGCCTTATTTTAATAATTACGTAATTCATAGAGTCGTAGCTACAAACAATGGTTATTATATTACTCAAGGTATAGACAAAATAACTAATCCAATACCAGATAATAGGATTGGGTTAGAACCACCTAGTGGTATACCGGAAAATTTAGTGGTAGGAAAGATAATAGAGTTTGGTAACTTTACATTTTCAATACCCTATCTTGGGTATATCTCTATACTTTTCTCATCTATTATTTAA
- a CDS encoding chromatin protein Cren7, whose product MPKKKQIDPYVCPNCGTKVEKAQKTWQLVSPLPDSYGRITITVMGSFVCPNCAHKWKSVVSKIKAGGSSVEIEGKKGVKKIESKDSEEKANEGEVIELDLSDLDEDEEE is encoded by the coding sequence ATGCCAAAAAAGAAACAAATTGACCCATACGTTTGTCCAAATTGTGGGACAAAGGTAGAGAAGGCTCAGAAGACATGGCAGTTAGTTTCACCTCTTCCAGATTCTTACGGTAGAATTACAATAACAGTTATGGGTTCTTTTGTTTGTCCGAATTGCGCCCATAAATGGAAATCTGTGGTATCTAAGATAAAAGCAGGAGGTTCTTCAGTAGAGATTGAAGGTAAGAAGGGTGTTAAGAAAATAGAATCTAAGGATTCAGAGGAAAAAGCTAATGAAGGAGAGGTTATAGAATTAGACCTAAGTGATTTAGATGAAGATGAAGAAGAGTGA
- the eno gene encoding phosphopyruvate hydratase — MLNRFIIEKVKGLEIIDSRGNPTIRVFIRTSDGVESFGDAPAGASKGTREAIEVRDENGLTVKRAVDIVNYIIDPALHGIDVREQGIIDKILIDMDSTENKSKLGGNTIIATSIAALKTASKALGLEVFKYIAGPRLPKIPIPLLNIINGGLHAGNKLKIQEFIIVPIKFNTFKEAFFAAIEVYRTLKGLITERYGKIYTAVGDEGGFSPPLETTREALDLIYTSISNAGYQGKIYMGIDAAASDFYDSKKEKYIIDGKELNPTQLLEFYLELAKEYPIIYLEDPFEENSFDLFSELQNKLNSTIVIGDDLYTTNIKYLKIGIEKRSTRGVIVKPNQVGTISETFEFTNLARRNSIKLVTSHRSGETEDNFIAEFAVGIESDFIKTGAPARGERTSKYNKLLEIENKFGLEYGGKYFYL; from the coding sequence ATGCTTAACCGTTTTATCATAGAGAAGGTTAAGGGATTAGAAATCATAGATTCTAGGGGCAATCCCACTATAAGAGTTTTCATAAGAACTAGTGATGGTGTTGAATCCTTTGGAGACGCACCGGCAGGGGCTTCTAAAGGAACAAGAGAGGCAATTGAAGTTAGGGATGAAAATGGGCTTACGGTAAAGAGAGCTGTCGACATAGTAAACTACATAATAGATCCTGCGTTACACGGAATTGATGTAAGAGAACAAGGTATAATCGACAAAATACTAATAGATATGGACTCAACTGAAAATAAGTCTAAATTAGGAGGAAACACAATAATTGCAACATCTATAGCTGCACTAAAAACAGCTTCTAAGGCCTTAGGCTTAGAGGTTTTTAAATACATAGCTGGGCCTCGATTACCGAAAATCCCAATACCTTTACTTAATATAATAAACGGCGGCTTACATGCTGGAAATAAGCTAAAAATACAAGAATTTATTATAGTACCAATTAAGTTTAATACTTTTAAAGAAGCTTTTTTCGCTGCCATAGAAGTATATAGAACTCTGAAAGGGTTAATAACAGAAAGATATGGTAAAATTTATACAGCAGTTGGGGATGAAGGAGGATTCTCTCCACCTTTAGAAACAACTAGAGAGGCCTTAGATCTAATATATACTTCAATAAGTAATGCAGGATATCAAGGAAAAATATATATGGGAATAGATGCTGCAGCAAGTGATTTCTACGATAGTAAAAAAGAGAAATATATAATTGATGGTAAAGAATTGAATCCTACTCAATTACTAGAATTCTATCTAGAATTAGCTAAGGAATATCCCATAATATACTTAGAAGATCCATTTGAAGAGAATTCTTTCGACTTGTTCAGTGAACTGCAAAATAAACTAAATTCAACAATAGTAATAGGTGACGATTTATATACTACAAATATAAAATATCTAAAAATAGGTATAGAAAAGAGATCAACTAGAGGTGTTATAGTTAAGCCTAATCAAGTCGGTACAATATCCGAAACGTTTGAATTTACTAATCTCGCCAGAAGAAACTCAATAAAGTTAGTAACTAGTCATAGAAGTGGAGAGACAGAAGACAATTTCATAGCAGAATTTGCAGTAGGGATTGAATCAGATTTCATAAAAACTGGCGCACCGGCGAGAGGAGAAAGAACTAGCAAATATAATAAGCTACTAGAGATAGAAAACAAATTTGGATTAGAATATGGAGGAAAATATTTTTATCTTTAA
- the cdvA gene encoding cell division protein CdvA has protein sequence MTSLRYLKSPNLYKYCLKDQIFLRSITMPVSYEVLTKFIGQKVKDIYGREFGYLIHVYSEIDGSITGIEVSQGSSILTIGPERIKLDGDSVLILPDWKAEAIRILSLMEKIRKRQRALEELYSKQEIPKSDYDDMKRKLDTEMLKLKDDQNKLKVRLKSRLNDIEDQLAHIDKAVISLKMSYISAEIPENAYKGSMEVLRQSKDSYTLERDDIRKTLDRLDSLDKESIELKPLGSLSTSQQGETKSDQSKSEIPLPIPVKVINTL, from the coding sequence ATGACGAGTCTCCGCTATCTGAAGAGCCCCAATCTTTATAAGTATTGCTTAAAAGACCAAATATTTTTGAGGAGTATTACCATGCCCGTATCGTACGAAGTACTAACGAAATTTATTGGACAAAAGGTTAAAGATATTTATGGAAGGGAATTTGGATACCTAATTCACGTATACAGCGAGATAGATGGAAGTATAACCGGGATTGAGGTATCGCAAGGTTCTTCTATCTTGACCATAGGACCAGAAAGGATAAAATTAGATGGAGATAGTGTATTAATTCTCCCAGATTGGAAAGCAGAAGCAATAAGAATATTGAGCCTAATGGAAAAAATTAGAAAAAGACAGAGAGCATTAGAGGAATTATATAGTAAGCAAGAGATTCCTAAAAGCGATTACGATGATATGAAAAGGAAACTTGATACGGAAATGTTAAAGCTAAAGGACGATCAGAATAAGTTAAAAGTGAGGTTAAAATCCAGACTTAACGACATAGAAGATCAATTAGCTCATATAGATAAAGCAGTAATCTCATTAAAAATGAGTTATATCTCAGCTGAAATTCCGGAAAATGCGTATAAAGGTTCAATGGAAGTTCTAAGGCAGTCAAAAGACAGTTATACTTTAGAAAGAGATGATATTAGAAAAACTTTAGATAGATTAGACTCGTTAGATAAAGAATCTATAGAACTTAAGCCTTTAGGCTCCTTATCTACCTCACAACAAGGTGAGACAAAGAGCGATCAATCCAAATCGGAAATACCATTGCCAATACCGGTAAAGGTAATAAATACTCTTTAA
- the cdvB gene encoding cell division protein CdvB — protein sequence MFDKLPFIFNNEKRRKSQLGKILTEISLKLKDQQTRLEEAIRRLKDRDKELFEKVVRAQVEGDDAKAKIYAQEIADIRRIIKVIYTAFLAIEKVRLKLDTVQELQGVSLVLYPVAKILGDLKDQIKGIAPEVAIALDSIISSVNGIAVETGAINDRGVVPAVVDEQARQILDEAQKMAEVKVRELLPDLPHPPVEQSSRVSQSKPTARKITERELLDYIVNNGGFLDIEHFSKIYGVEKREVVKLLEVLKSKGLIAVES from the coding sequence ATGTTTGATAAGTTACCATTTATTTTTAACAATGAAAAGAGGCGAAAGTCTCAACTAGGTAAGATACTCACTGAGATATCATTAAAATTAAAAGATCAACAAACCAGATTAGAAGAAGCAATAAGAAGGTTAAAAGATAGAGATAAGGAATTATTTGAGAAAGTAGTAAGGGCACAAGTAGAAGGAGATGATGCAAAAGCAAAAATATACGCTCAAGAAATAGCTGATATTAGAAGAATAATAAAGGTAATTTATACAGCATTCCTAGCTATCGAGAAAGTTAGGTTAAAACTAGATACTGTACAAGAACTGCAAGGCGTTTCTCTAGTATTATATCCCGTTGCTAAAATATTAGGAGATTTAAAGGATCAAATAAAAGGAATTGCTCCAGAAGTCGCAATAGCCTTAGACTCTATCATAAGCAGTGTAAATGGCATAGCAGTAGAAACGGGTGCAATAAACGATAGAGGAGTAGTTCCTGCGGTAGTAGATGAGCAAGCTAGACAAATCTTAGATGAAGCACAAAAAATGGCTGAAGTAAAAGTTAGGGAACTATTGCCAGATTTACCACATCCACCAGTAGAGCAATCGTCAAGAGTTTCACAATCTAAACCAACAGCAAGAAAGATCACTGAAAGAGAATTATTAGATTACATAGTAAATAATGGTGGCTTCTTGGATATAGAGCACTTTAGCAAAATATATGGCGTTGAAAAGCGTGAAGTAGTAAAGCTTCTTGAAGTGTTAAAGAGTAAGGGATTAATAGCAGTAGAGAGCTAA
- the cdvC gene encoding cell division protein CdvC has translation MSAQVMLEDMARKYAILAVKADKEGKVEDAITYYKKAIEVLSQIIVLYPESVARTAYEQMINEYKKRISYLEKVLPASSDGGGDSGNPPEEVIVTEKPKVSFKDIVGLDDVKEALREAIIYPTKRPDLFPLGWPRGILLYGPPGCGKTMIAAAVANEIDSIFIQLDAASVMSKWLGEAEKNVANVFKMAREESKKQNKPAIIFIDELDALLGVYSTEVGGEARVRNQFLKEMDGLLDKSENYKVYVIGATNKPWRLDEAFLRRFQKRIYVPLPDYEQRLSLFKYYTSKVKLDPEVSLEELAKLTEGYTASDIRDIVQAAHIKVVKEMFKNNLGEPRAITLQDFKDILKVRMPSVNPELIKAYEAWTEKFKAL, from the coding sequence ATGAGCGCTCAAGTAATGCTAGAAGATATGGCTAGAAAGTACGCTATCCTTGCAGTAAAAGCTGATAAGGAAGGTAAGGTAGAGGATGCAATAACATATTATAAGAAAGCCATAGAGGTTTTGAGCCAAATCATAGTCCTTTATCCAGAATCTGTAGCGAGAACTGCATATGAGCAGATGATTAACGAATATAAGAAAAGAATAAGTTATCTGGAAAAAGTCTTACCAGCATCTAGTGATGGTGGAGGAGATAGTGGAAATCCACCTGAGGAAGTAATAGTTACCGAGAAACCAAAGGTCTCGTTCAAAGATATAGTCGGTTTAGATGATGTGAAGGAAGCATTAAGAGAGGCAATAATATATCCCACCAAGAGACCAGATCTATTTCCCTTAGGCTGGCCAAGAGGAATTTTGTTATATGGTCCTCCAGGTTGTGGTAAAACTATGATAGCTGCTGCAGTAGCAAATGAGATAGACTCTATTTTCATACAATTAGATGCTGCATCAGTAATGTCAAAGTGGTTAGGAGAAGCCGAGAAGAATGTAGCTAACGTATTCAAAATGGCTAGGGAAGAATCTAAAAAGCAAAATAAACCTGCTATAATCTTTATAGATGAGTTAGACGCTTTGCTAGGAGTTTACTCTACGGAGGTAGGAGGGGAGGCAAGAGTAAGGAACCAATTTTTGAAGGAAATGGATGGGCTTTTGGATAAATCGGAAAACTATAAAGTATATGTCATAGGTGCTACAAATAAGCCTTGGAGATTAGATGAAGCCTTCTTGAGAAGATTTCAGAAAAGAATATACGTACCGCTACCTGATTATGAACAAAGATTATCGCTATTCAAATATTATACATCGAAGGTTAAATTAGATCCTGAGGTAAGTCTAGAAGAATTAGCTAAATTAACTGAAGGATATACAGCTAGCGATATTAGGGATATAGTTCAAGCAGCACATATTAAAGTTGTTAAAGAGATGTTTAAGAATAATTTAGGTGAGCCAAGAGCAATTACTCTCCAAGATTTTAAGGATATATTAAAGGTCAGAATGCCAAGTGTTAATCCAGAATTAATAAAGGCTTATGAGGCATGGACAGAGAAGTTTAAGGCACTATAG